From the Gallaecimonas kandeliae genome, one window contains:
- the nagA gene encoding N-acetylglucosamine-6-phosphate deacetylase, producing the protein MAHCRYSLTGATLLTRDGLNPGHLVIRDGLIEARLPYHQVPPRPWLDCSELTLAPGFVDLQQNGGYGLLFNDDPSPRCLENLNEGNLAQGTTGFLATLITDDDAKVAAAIKAARDYKGQGLLGLHLEGPWLNKDRAGIHDKGLIRPVSDSLLNLILEAADVVRLVTLAPELAPKEAISKLTGAGIKVAGGHTLADEAQSLAAIHAGLSMATHLFNAMPAISARAPGFTGTALDQRIHCGIIADAVHVSPANLRLAHRLLGEKLFLVTDATPASGAPALTAFEFAGKTIKVKDGHCVGPDGTLGGSNLTMIEGVRRLVDMGIALPAALAMAGVNPRLALGLPRLQPGMKAELVGLCPGLKVRGIVQGRHLLEASRT; encoded by the coding sequence ATGGCCCATTGCAGATATAGCCTGACAGGCGCCACTTTATTGACCAGGGATGGCCTCAATCCCGGCCACCTGGTGATCCGCGATGGCCTTATAGAGGCGCGTCTGCCCTACCATCAGGTGCCGCCCAGGCCCTGGCTGGACTGCTCGGAGCTGACCCTGGCGCCGGGCTTCGTGGATCTGCAGCAAAACGGCGGCTATGGCCTGCTGTTCAACGACGACCCCAGTCCCCGCTGCCTGGAAAACCTCAACGAGGGCAACCTGGCCCAGGGCACCACCGGCTTCCTGGCCACCCTCATTACAGACGACGACGCCAAGGTCGCCGCCGCCATCAAGGCTGCCCGCGACTACAAGGGCCAGGGCTTGTTGGGCCTGCACCTGGAAGGGCCCTGGTTGAACAAGGACAGGGCCGGCATCCACGACAAGGGCCTGATCCGCCCTGTCTCAGACAGCCTTTTGAACCTCATCCTGGAGGCGGCCGACGTGGTCAGGTTGGTGACACTGGCACCGGAGCTGGCCCCGAAAGAAGCCATTAGCAAACTGACAGGGGCCGGCATCAAGGTGGCGGGGGGCCATACCCTGGCTGATGAGGCACAAAGCCTGGCCGCCATCCATGCCGGCCTGTCAATGGCCACCCACCTCTTCAATGCCATGCCGGCCATCAGCGCCCGCGCCCCGGGCTTTACCGGCACTGCCCTGGACCAGCGCATCCACTGCGGCATCATCGCCGACGCCGTCCACGTCAGCCCCGCCAACCTGCGCCTGGCCCACAGGCTGCTGGGGGAAAAGCTGTTTCTGGTCACCGACGCCACCCCCGCCAGCGGCGCCCCTGCCCTCACCGCTTTCGAGTTCGCCGGCAAGACCATAAAGGTGAAAGACGGCCACTGCGTCGGCCCTGACGGCACCCTGGGCGGCTCGAACCTGACCATGATAGAGGGGGTGCGCAGGCTGGTGGACATGGGTATAGCCCTGCCGGCCGCCCTGGCCATGGCCGGGGTCAATCCCCGCCTGGCCCTTGGCCTGCCTCGGCTGCAACCGGGCATGAAGGCCGAACTGGTGGGGCTTTGCCCGGGCCTCAAAGTGCGGGGCATAGTCCAAGGGCGGCACCTGCTGGAAGCGAGCCGTACCTAG
- a CDS encoding LysR family transcriptional regulator yields the protein MNLLSAMEAFVKVAECGSYTRAAEQLDISRTQLSKLVLQLEEHLKVRLLQRTTRRLHLTEAGEHYLARAQGILQSIGEAEAELGQGLDQVRGRLRINGPMSFGTRHLSPLVARFMAQHPELEVRLDLNDRRVDLLEEGYDLAIRIGTLPDSSLVARQLTQCRMLLCAAPAYIAAKGEPQSVDDLAGHQCLKYRGSGGSTHWQLGDRTLTVDGPLESNNGEVLTHVAEAGLGIAFQPSFLVEDSIHSGRLRVLLAGQLDRRLGVYGIYPARRHLPAKVSLFLDFLAESWGNPPYWEKDIISK from the coding sequence ATGAACCTGCTCTCGGCCATGGAAGCCTTCGTCAAGGTGGCCGAATGCGGCAGCTATACCCGCGCCGCCGAGCAGCTGGACATCTCCCGCACCCAGCTTTCCAAGCTGGTGTTGCAGCTCGAAGAGCACCTCAAGGTGCGGCTCTTGCAGCGCACCACCCGCCGGCTGCACCTCACAGAAGCAGGCGAACACTACCTGGCCCGGGCCCAGGGCATTTTGCAATCCATAGGCGAGGCAGAGGCCGAGCTGGGCCAGGGCCTGGACCAGGTGCGGGGCCGCCTTCGCATCAATGGCCCCATGTCCTTCGGCACCCGCCACCTCTCGCCGTTGGTGGCGCGCTTCATGGCCCAGCACCCTGAGCTGGAGGTGCGGCTGGATCTCAACGACAGGCGGGTGGACTTGCTGGAAGAAGGTTACGATCTGGCCATCCGCATCGGCACCCTGCCCGACTCCAGCCTGGTGGCACGGCAGCTGACCCAATGCCGCATGCTGCTTTGCGCCGCCCCCGCCTATATCGCCGCCAAAGGCGAGCCCCAGAGCGTCGACGACCTGGCCGGGCACCAGTGCCTCAAGTACCGCGGCAGTGGCGGCAGCACCCATTGGCAGCTCGGCGACAGGACCCTGACCGTGGACGGCCCCCTGGAGAGCAACAACGGCGAGGTGCTGACCCATGTCGCGGAGGCGGGCCTGGGCATCGCCTTCCAGCCCAGCTTCCTGGTGGAAGACAGCATCCACAGCGGCCGCCTACGGGTCTTGCTGGCGGGGCAGCTGGACAGGCGCCTCGGCGTCTACGGCATCTACCCGGCCCGGCGCCACCTGCCGGCCAAGGTCAGCCTCTTCCTGGACTTCCTGGCCGAGAGCTGGGGCAACCCGCCCTACTGGGAGAAAGATATTATCTCCAAATAG
- the glnS gene encoding glutamine--tRNA ligase: MSNAGDTRPSNFIRQIIDADLQSGKHHSVHTRFPPEPNGYLHIGHAKSICLNFGLAEDYKGKCNLRFDDTNPAKEEQEYVDAIKRDVHWLGFEWDGEVRHSSDYFEQLHDYAVELIQKGLAYVDELSPEQIREYRGTLKEPGKNSPYRDRSVEENLELFKKMRDGGFKEGEACLRAKIDMASSFIVMRDPVLYRVKFAHHHQTGDKWCIYPMYDFTHCISDAIEEITHSLCTLEFQDNRRLYDWVLDNISIPCHPRQYEFSRLNLEYTVTSKRKLNQLVVEKHVSGWDDPRMPTIAGLRRRGYTPAAIREFCLRIGVTKMDNTVEMAMLEACIRDDLNDNAPRAMAVLDPVRLVIENYPEGEVEWLDAPNHPSKPEMGSRKVPFSRELVIEAEDFREEANKKYKRLVLGKEVRLRNAYYVKAERVEKDEAGNITTIYCTYDSDTLGKDPADGRKAKGVIHWVSADHGVPAEVRLYDRLFKVPNPGGAEDFLGTINPESLSVMQGLVEPSLAQAKAQAGYQFERLGYFCRDADEGPLVFNRTVGLRDTWANGGSED; the protein is encoded by the coding sequence ATGAGCAATGCGGGCGACACCCGTCCCAGCAACTTTATCCGCCAAATCATCGATGCGGATCTGCAAAGCGGCAAACATCATAGCGTTCACACCCGTTTCCCGCCCGAGCCCAACGGTTACCTGCACATTGGCCATGCCAAGTCCATCTGCCTGAACTTCGGCCTGGCCGAGGACTACAAGGGCAAATGTAACCTGCGTTTCGACGACACCAACCCGGCCAAGGAAGAGCAGGAGTATGTGGACGCCATCAAGCGCGACGTGCATTGGCTGGGCTTCGAATGGGATGGCGAAGTGCGCCATTCCTCCGATTATTTCGAGCAGCTCCATGACTATGCGGTGGAGCTCATCCAGAAGGGCCTGGCTTACGTCGACGAGCTGAGCCCCGAGCAGATCCGTGAGTACCGCGGCACCCTCAAGGAGCCGGGCAAGAACAGCCCTTACCGCGACCGCAGCGTCGAGGAAAACCTCGAGCTGTTCAAGAAGATGCGTGACGGCGGCTTCAAGGAAGGCGAGGCCTGCCTGCGCGCCAAAATCGACATGGCCTCCAGCTTCATCGTGATGCGCGACCCCGTGCTGTACCGGGTCAAGTTTGCCCACCACCACCAGACCGGTGACAAGTGGTGCATCTACCCCATGTACGACTTCACCCACTGCATCTCGGACGCCATCGAAGAGATCACCCACAGCCTCTGTACCCTGGAGTTCCAGGACAACCGCCGGCTCTACGACTGGGTGCTGGACAACATCTCCATCCCCTGCCATCCCCGCCAGTACGAGTTCTCGCGCCTGAACCTGGAGTACACAGTGACTTCCAAGCGCAAGCTCAACCAACTGGTGGTGGAGAAGCACGTGTCCGGTTGGGATGACCCGCGCATGCCCACCATCGCCGGCCTGCGCCGCCGCGGCTACACCCCGGCCGCCATCCGCGAGTTCTGCCTGCGCATCGGTGTGACCAAGATGGACAACACCGTCGAGATGGCCATGCTCGAGGCCTGCATCCGTGACGACCTCAACGACAACGCCCCCCGCGCCATGGCGGTGCTGGACCCGGTGCGCCTGGTCATCGAGAACTACCCGGAAGGCGAAGTGGAGTGGCTGGACGCCCCCAACCACCCCAGCAAGCCCGAGATGGGTTCCCGCAAGGTGCCCTTCAGCCGCGAGCTGGTGATCGAGGCCGAGGACTTCCGCGAGGAAGCCAACAAGAAGTACAAGCGCCTGGTGCTGGGCAAGGAAGTGCGGCTGCGTAACGCCTACTACGTCAAGGCCGAGCGGGTCGAGAAGGACGAGGCGGGCAACATCACCACCATCTACTGCACCTACGACTCCGACACCCTGGGCAAGGACCCGGCCGACGGCCGCAAGGCCAAGGGCGTGATCCACTGGGTCAGTGCGGATCACGGCGTGCCGGCCGAGGTGCGCCTCTACGACCGTCTCTTCAAGGTGCCGAACCCCGGCGGCGCCGAGGACTTCCTCGGTACCATCAACCCCGAATCCCTGTCCGTGATGCAGGGCCTGGTGGAACCTTCCCTGGCCCAGGCCAAGGCCCAGGCCGGCTACCAGTTCGAGCGCCTCGGCTATTTCTGCCGCGACGCCGACGAGGGTCCCCTGGTGTTCAACCGCACCGTCGGCCTCAGGGATACCTGGGCCAACGGCGGCTCCGAAGACTAA
- a CDS encoding DUF1289 domain-containing protein has translation MSIASPCIACCALNDDQVCVGCYRTIIEIANWTRLSPAERAEALRALPGRKAAMPAWGEQDTQPITGDLHRAAKAAYRQKNGGG, from the coding sequence ATGAGTATCGCGTCCCCCTGCATCGCCTGCTGCGCCCTCAATGACGACCAGGTCTGCGTCGGCTGCTACAGGACCATTATCGAAATCGCCAACTGGACCAGGCTGTCTCCTGCCGAGCGGGCCGAGGCGCTGCGGGCCCTACCTGGGCGCAAGGCGGCCATGCCGGCCTGGGGCGAGCAAGACACCCAGCCCATCACCGGCGACTTGCACCGCGCCGCCAAGGCCGCTTACCGGCAAAAAAACGGCGGCGGTTGA
- a CDS encoding TIGR01621 family pseudouridine synthase — translation MFELLLDHPRFVVVNKCAPMSFHAEEGPGFFVAVEEALCCKLWPVHRLDKVTTGLILFARDAAAAALLGQAFEQHQVQKCYLALSDKKPSKKQGLIKGDMAKARRGAWRLLRSAQNPAVTRFDSESLGDGLRLYRLWPQTGKTHQLRVAMKSLGAPILGDELYGGSPYQRTCLHAYALRFKAFGEEFELVAPPDFLAAPPPPFEAKPQGAS, via the coding sequence TTGTTTGAACTGCTGCTGGACCACCCCCGTTTCGTGGTGGTCAACAAATGCGCCCCCATGAGCTTTCACGCCGAAGAGGGCCCGGGCTTTTTCGTGGCCGTGGAAGAGGCCTTGTGCTGCAAGCTCTGGCCGGTACACCGCCTGGACAAGGTCACCACCGGCCTCATCCTCTTCGCCCGAGATGCCGCAGCCGCCGCCCTCCTCGGCCAGGCCTTCGAACAGCACCAGGTGCAGAAATGTTACTTGGCCCTTAGCGATAAAAAGCCTTCAAAGAAACAAGGCCTTATCAAAGGCGATATGGCCAAGGCCAGGCGCGGCGCCTGGCGGCTGCTGCGCAGCGCCCAGAACCCCGCCGTCACCCGTTTCGACAGCGAGAGCCTGGGGGACGGGCTGCGCCTCTACCGGCTCTGGCCCCAGACCGGCAAGACCCACCAGCTGCGGGTGGCCATGAAGAGCCTGGGCGCCCCCATCCTCGGCGACGAGCTCTACGGCGGCAGCCCTTACCAGCGTACCTGCCTCCACGCCTACGCCCTGCGCTTCAAAGCCTTCGGCGAGGAATTCGAGCTGGTGGCCCCGCCCGACTTTCTGGCCGCCCCGCCACCGCCCTTCGAGGCCAAGCCGCAGGGCGCCTCATGA
- a CDS encoding methyltransferase family protein — protein MAGPGIRFPPPLLFVLGFLLGLGLDQLYPAPLRPLVWLLVAAGLVVITWALLTFRAAKTPVIPTKDANALVTKGPYRFSRNPMYLGLSLVYLGLALWLQSLFSLLLLPAVLYSLWWLAIRREERHLEERFGQAYLDYKARVRRWF, from the coding sequence ATGGCCGGTCCCGGTATTCGCTTCCCTCCCCCGTTGCTGTTCGTGCTGGGGTTCCTGCTCGGCCTGGGATTGGACCAGCTCTACCCGGCGCCCTTGCGGCCCCTGGTCTGGCTGCTGGTGGCGGCGGGCCTGGTGGTCATCACCTGGGCCCTGCTGACCTTCAGGGCCGCCAAGACCCCCGTCATCCCCACCAAGGACGCCAACGCCCTGGTCACCAAGGGGCCTTACCGCTTCTCACGCAACCCCATGTACCTGGGCCTGAGCCTCGTTTACCTGGGGCTGGCGCTCTGGCTGCAGAGCCTCTTTTCCCTGCTGCTTTTGCCGGCCGTGCTCTATAGCCTCTGGTGGCTGGCCATACGCCGCGAAGAGCGGCACCTGGAAGAGCGCTTTGGCCAGGCCTACCTGGACTACAAAGCCAGGGTCAGACGCTGGTTTTAG
- a CDS encoding DMT family protein, with protein sequence MPPLAITVLLLSLSNIFMTFAWYGHLKSLSAKPWIVAALLSWGIALFEYLLQVPANRIGYQVASAAQLKIVQECITLLIFVPFALFYLKEPFKWDYLWAGCCILGAVFFIFREQLMA encoded by the coding sequence ATGCCGCCACTCGCCATCACAGTGCTGCTCTTGAGCCTGTCCAACATCTTCATGACCTTCGCCTGGTACGGGCACCTCAAAAGCCTGTCGGCCAAGCCCTGGATAGTGGCGGCCCTGCTGAGCTGGGGCATAGCCCTGTTCGAATACCTGCTGCAAGTGCCGGCCAACCGCATCGGTTACCAGGTGGCCAGCGCCGCCCAGCTCAAAATAGTGCAGGAGTGCATCACCTTGCTGATCTTCGTGCCCTTCGCCCTCTTCTATCTCAAAGAGCCCTTCAAGTGGGACTACCTCTGGGCCGGTTGCTGCATCCTCGGCGCCGTCTTCTTCATCTTCCGCGAGCAGCTGATGGCATGA
- a CDS encoding winged helix-turn-helix domain-containing protein, giving the protein MDFARALVLERQHLFSPWQQDLPGLIRHLGALQLDAIQVISRAHHHQLYNRLPRYREPLLDKAEASRAIFEYWSHAAAFLPMDAFPHARVRMDRIREGQRHWFEKNAKLCRFVLDRIRAEGPLKASDFVRAKGGWWQWSDEKKALEQLFHEGELMVTRREGFQKVFDLPERVLPSHIQTTRASDLEHGRYLVRGFLRCQGLGKAEEMAYLRKGDGPLVKMAVAAMLKSGELIERSGELLLAEDQHHEPKAPPRKVRLLSPFDPLVLQRKRLNRLFGFDYQLECYLPAPKRRFGYFCLPILFGDSFKGVVDLKADRGQGQLQVKALHWLQKPGSALEGSFNKALKDFALFHQLEELAFV; this is encoded by the coding sequence ATGGACTTTGCCCGCGCCCTGGTGCTGGAACGCCAGCACCTTTTCAGCCCCTGGCAGCAGGATCTGCCCGGCCTAATCCGCCACCTCGGCGCCCTGCAGCTGGACGCCATCCAGGTGATCAGCCGCGCCCACCATCACCAGCTTTACAACCGCCTGCCCCGCTATCGCGAGCCACTGCTGGACAAGGCCGAGGCGAGCCGCGCGATCTTCGAATACTGGTCCCACGCCGCCGCCTTCCTGCCCATGGACGCCTTTCCCCATGCCAGGGTGCGCATGGATCGCATCCGTGAAGGCCAGCGCCACTGGTTCGAGAAGAACGCCAAGCTGTGCCGTTTCGTGCTGGATAGGATCCGTGCCGAGGGCCCCCTCAAGGCCTCGGATTTCGTCAGGGCCAAGGGCGGCTGGTGGCAATGGTCGGACGAAAAAAAGGCCCTGGAGCAGCTTTTCCACGAAGGGGAGCTGATGGTGACCCGCCGCGAGGGTTTCCAGAAGGTCTTCGATCTGCCCGAGCGCGTGCTGCCAAGCCATATTCAGACCACCAGGGCCAGTGATCTGGAGCACGGCCGCTACCTGGTGCGCGGCTTCCTGCGCTGCCAGGGCCTAGGCAAGGCCGAGGAAATGGCTTACCTGCGCAAGGGCGACGGCCCCTTGGTGAAAATGGCGGTGGCGGCCATGCTTAAGAGCGGCGAGCTCATCGAACGCAGTGGCGAGTTGCTGCTGGCAGAAGATCAGCACCATGAGCCCAAGGCGCCGCCACGCAAGGTCCGGCTGCTTTCCCCCTTCGACCCCCTGGTGCTGCAGCGCAAGCGCCTGAACCGGCTGTTCGGTTTTGACTACCAGCTGGAATGCTACCTGCCGGCCCCCAAGCGCCGCTTCGGCTACTTCTGCCTGCCGATCCTCTTCGGCGACAGCTTTAAGGGGGTGGTGGATCTCAAGGCCGACCGCGGCCAGGGCCAGCTGCAAGTCAAGGCCCTGCACTGGCTGCAAAAGCCCGGCAGCGCCTTGGAAGGCAGCTTTAACAAGGCCCTCAAGGACTTCGCCCTTTTCCACCAACTCGAGGAGCTGGCCTTTGTTTGA
- a CDS encoding VOC family protein — protein MRNHIDYIEFPAQDLKKIKAFYEKVFQWEFTDYGPDYTSFDDGRLKGGFARQDNFIPAGRPLVVIYHPELERKLQQVQAEGGRIIAPIFSFPGGRRFHFADPDGNLLAVWSDK, from the coding sequence ATGAGAAACCACATCGACTATATCGAATTTCCCGCCCAGGACCTTAAGAAAATCAAAGCCTTTTACGAGAAGGTCTTCCAGTGGGAATTCACCGACTACGGCCCGGACTACACAAGCTTCGATGATGGCAGGCTGAAGGGGGGCTTTGCCCGCCAAGACAACTTCATCCCCGCCGGCCGGCCCCTGGTGGTGATCTACCACCCCGAGCTGGAGCGCAAGCTACAGCAGGTGCAGGCCGAGGGCGGGCGTATCATAGCCCCCATCTTCAGCTTCCCCGGTGGCCGCCGTTTCCATTTCGCCGACCCCGACGGCAACCTGCTGGCGGTCTGGAGCGACAAGTAA
- a CDS encoding DoxX family protein, producing MQAYATTLLRLSLGVMTLSHALLKIFVFTVPGTVGYFESLGFPGFLAYLTIAAELGGGLALILGVYTRWVSLALVPVLLGALSVHAGNGWVFSNNGGGWEFPAFWTLVLLVQAGLGGGAAVLSKRFA from the coding sequence ATGCAAGCCTACGCCACTACCCTGCTGCGCCTGTCCCTGGGCGTCATGACCCTGTCCCACGCCCTGCTGAAGATCTTCGTCTTCACAGTACCGGGCACAGTGGGCTACTTCGAATCCCTCGGCTTCCCCGGTTTCCTGGCCTACCTGACCATAGCGGCGGAGCTGGGCGGCGGCCTGGCCCTGATCCTCGGCGTCTACACCCGCTGGGTGAGCCTGGCCCTGGTACCGGTGCTGCTGGGCGCCCTGTCGGTCCACGCCGGCAACGGTTGGGTCTTCTCCAACAACGGCGGCGGCTGGGAATTCCCTGCCTTCTGGACCCTGGTACTGCTGGTGCAGGCAGGCCTGGGTGGCGGCGCCGCCGTCCTCAGCAAGCGCTTCGCTTAA
- a CDS encoding DoxX family protein, whose translation MTAFLIRAQQLLDQTRRLDFLAPLALRLYLVPIFWMAGSHKLADFAGTVEWFGNADWGLGLPLPGLMAFLATATELGGSVLLLIGLGVRWVSIPLMVTMLVAIFTVHWPNGWQAIADPGAPFANAQVLASSEKLAKAKALLQQYGHYDWLTSSGPLVVLNNGFEFAATYLIILLSLFFTGAGKYLSLDHWLRRRFME comes from the coding sequence ATGACCGCCTTTCTCATCCGTGCCCAGCAGCTGCTGGACCAGACACGTCGCCTCGACTTCCTCGCCCCTTTGGCCCTGCGCCTCTACCTGGTGCCCATCTTCTGGATGGCCGGCAGCCACAAACTGGCGGATTTCGCCGGTACCGTCGAATGGTTCGGCAATGCTGACTGGGGCCTGGGGTTGCCGCTGCCGGGGCTGATGGCTTTCCTGGCCACCGCCACCGAGCTGGGGGGCAGCGTACTGTTGCTGATAGGCCTCGGGGTTCGCTGGGTCAGTATCCCGCTGATGGTGACCATGCTGGTGGCCATTTTCACGGTGCACTGGCCCAACGGCTGGCAGGCCATCGCCGATCCCGGTGCCCCCTTCGCCAACGCCCAGGTGCTGGCATCAAGCGAGAAGCTGGCCAAGGCCAAGGCGTTGCTGCAGCAATACGGCCACTACGACTGGCTGACCAGCTCAGGGCCCTTGGTCGTCCTCAACAACGGGTTCGAGTTCGCCGCCACTTATCTCATCATACTGCTCAGCCTCTTCTTTACCGGCGCCGGCAAGTACCTGTCCCTGGACCATTGGCTGCGCAGGCGCTTCATGGAGTGA
- a CDS encoding response regulator, translating to MNPATLLLVDDVPENIHVLREALKDSYQIKVATSGEKALALARTMPRPDLILLDVMMPGMDGWTVCKKLKADPMTAPVPVIFVTAMGEVSDESKGFAVGAVDYITKPISPAIVRARVATHLRLYQQERALEALVQKRTEELEATREAVIMRLGRAAEYKDNETGMHVRRMSHYAYELALALGLPEDWAKVLRTAAPMHDVGKIGIPDAVLKKPAQLDEGEWQVMRQHPAIGAEILANDDSPLMTMASRIALCHHEKFDGSGYPRGLKGEEIPLEGRIIAVADVFDALTSRRPYKEAWSIEDTVAFLDKESGHHFDPKVVKAFAQVLPKVPAIRQAFSDADAAASSKADPQAPQSKA from the coding sequence ATGAACCCCGCGACACTGTTGCTGGTGGACGACGTACCCGAAAACATCCACGTGTTGCGCGAGGCCCTCAAGGACAGTTACCAGATCAAGGTGGCGACCAGTGGCGAGAAGGCCCTGGCCTTGGCCAGGACAATGCCGAGGCCGGATCTGATCCTGCTGGACGTGATGATGCCGGGCATGGACGGCTGGACCGTCTGCAAGAAACTCAAGGCCGATCCCATGACGGCGCCGGTGCCGGTGATCTTCGTTACCGCCATGGGGGAAGTGTCGGACGAGTCCAAAGGCTTTGCGGTCGGCGCCGTGGACTACATCACCAAGCCCATCAGCCCGGCCATAGTGCGGGCCAGGGTCGCCACCCACCTGCGCCTCTACCAGCAGGAAAGGGCCCTGGAGGCCCTGGTACAGAAGCGCACCGAAGAGCTGGAGGCGACGAGGGAAGCGGTGATCATGCGCCTGGGAAGGGCCGCCGAATACAAGGACAACGAGACCGGCATGCATGTGCGGCGCATGAGCCATTACGCCTATGAGCTGGCCCTGGCCCTGGGGCTGCCCGAGGACTGGGCCAAGGTGCTGCGCACCGCTGCCCCCATGCATGACGTGGGCAAGATAGGGATCCCCGACGCCGTGCTGAAAAAGCCGGCCCAGCTCGATGAAGGCGAGTGGCAGGTGATGCGCCAGCATCCGGCCATAGGGGCCGAGATCCTGGCCAACGACGACTCGCCGCTTATGACCATGGCCAGCCGCATCGCCCTCTGCCACCACGAGAAATTCGACGGTAGCGGTTACCCCAGGGGTTTGAAGGGGGAGGAGATCCCCCTCGAAGGCCGTATCATCGCCGTGGCCGACGTCTTCGACGCCCTGACTTCAAGGCGGCCATATAAGGAGGCCTGGTCCATCGAGGATACGGTGGCTTTCCTCGATAAGGAGTCCGGCCACCATTTCGACCCCAAGGTGGTCAAGGCCTTCGCCCAGGTGCTGCCCAAAGTGCCGGCGATCCGCCAGGCCTTCTCCGATGCTGATGCGGCAGCAAGCAGCAAGGCCGATCCACAGGCGCCTCAGTCGAAGGCGTAG
- a CDS encoding dioxygenase, with translation MQPSLFISHGSPMLALTPGPAHDFLKELGERYQPKAIVVVSAHWATRELAVSSSQGPETIHDFYGFPPALYQCRYPAPGAPELAARLADELGATLVERGLDHGAWVPLSLMYPGADIPVLSLSLPVTWPNQALVALGEKLAALRAEEVMILASGNLTHNLRALQPDGSPAPAWVLAFQRWIEAKLEAGDSEALLAWQKAPGALENHPTAEHFLPLLVAQGAGGKARLLHQSVSNGVLAMDCYAFD, from the coding sequence ATGCAACCCAGCCTCTTCATCTCCCACGGCTCCCCCATGCTGGCCCTGACCCCGGGGCCGGCCCATGATTTCCTGAAGGAACTGGGCGAGCGTTATCAGCCCAAGGCGATAGTGGTGGTCTCGGCCCACTGGGCCACCCGGGAGCTGGCGGTCAGTTCCAGCCAAGGGCCGGAAACCATCCACGATTTCTACGGCTTCCCCCCGGCCCTCTACCAGTGCCGCTACCCCGCCCCCGGTGCCCCCGAGCTGGCGGCCCGGCTGGCCGACGAGCTGGGCGCCACCCTGGTGGAGCGCGGCCTGGACCACGGCGCCTGGGTGCCTTTGTCGCTGATGTACCCAGGCGCCGACATTCCGGTGCTCAGCCTGTCGCTGCCGGTCACCTGGCCCAACCAGGCCCTGGTGGCGCTGGGGGAAAAGCTGGCGGCGCTTCGCGCCGAAGAGGTGATGATCCTTGCCTCAGGCAACCTGACCCATAACCTGCGGGCCCTGCAGCCGGACGGCAGCCCGGCGCCGGCCTGGGTGCTGGCCTTCCAACGCTGGATAGAGGCGAAACTGGAGGCGGGAGACAGCGAGGCGCTGCTGGCCTGGCAAAAGGCGCCGGGGGCTCTCGAGAACCACCCCACCGCCGAGCACTTCCTGCCGCTGCTGGTGGCCCAGGGGGCTGGCGGCAAGGCGAGACTGCTGCATCAGAGCGTCAGCAACGGGGTGCTGGCCATGGACTGCTACGCCTTCGACTGA
- a CDS encoding NAD(P)H nitroreductase has product MDALELLLSRTSDPQLTEPAPSGEALETLFQAALRVPDHGGLKPFRFVLIEGEGRGRLGKVCQRALLADQPDADEAARTKALHLLERAPLVIAVISRIQAHPKVPAFEQQLTAGLAVQAMQMAAVAQGFGGIWRTGSYATHALVRQALGVEGEDEIVGFLYLGTPVKTKLKVPRPDSAPFVSRF; this is encoded by the coding sequence ATGGATGCCCTGGAGCTGTTGTTAAGCCGCACTTCCGATCCCCAACTCACCGAGCCCGCCCCCAGTGGCGAGGCCTTGGAAACCCTGTTCCAGGCCGCGTTGCGGGTGCCGGACCACGGTGGCCTCAAGCCTTTTCGTTTCGTGCTCATCGAGGGGGAGGGCAGGGGCCGCCTTGGCAAGGTCTGTCAACGGGCCCTGTTGGCCGACCAGCCAGACGCCGACGAGGCGGCCAGGACCAAGGCGCTGCATCTGCTGGAGCGGGCGCCATTGGTGATCGCCGTCATCTCGCGGATCCAGGCGCATCCCAAGGTGCCGGCCTTCGAGCAGCAGCTGACGGCTGGGCTTGCCGTACAGGCCATGCAGATGGCGGCTGTGGCCCAGGGCTTTGGCGGTATCTGGCGCACCGGCAGCTACGCCACCCATGCCCTGGTGCGGCAGGCCCTGGGGGTGGAAGGGGAGGACGAGATAGTGGGCTTTCTCTACCTGGGCACCCCGGTCAAGACCAAGCTCAAGGTGCCAAGACCGGACAGCGCGCCCTTCGTCAGCCGTTTCTGA